The genomic window ttcaaaaaacccatagactttacggcgttggaacctgaagtcctaaaatgctaactcgcttctgggttttgcctacaaaaatgcgtcatccctggggcactctactGTATTGTGTCCATTCTCTCATTCTGgaggttttttttctcattttcaaaTCTCCTTCTTGCTCGTTCTGTCTCCTCGACTGgcatacgccccctaatgctgattggttagacaTTTGTTGTTAATGTCAGCCGACTAACTTTGTGTATTTGAAATAGTCCACCTTTAACCAGCATGAACtgtgagcaatacatttgttacagtattaatcttaacattagttaataaaaatatagctgtTCATTGTTCTTGTTAATACAGTGCATTATTTGTTAACTAATATTAATGCAACttttgattaataaatgctgtagaagtacagctcagttaatgttaactaatatttactaatgaaaccttattataAAGCGTAACCAAATTATTTTCTAGAACTTCAAAATTAAGCTTACTTTTGGATTTCTGATCATGTTGGCAATGGTAGCATGGACACAGGATGTAAAGCCCCAAGTGCTCAAAAAGTGCCACCATCCTTCAGAGCTTAGCTCCAAAACACCAATCcttaagaccttgattagctggctCTGATATGTTTAATTGAGgttagagctaaactctgctggaagGTGATTCTGTAGGAACTGGTTTGGATACCCCACCCACCCAACATTTCTTGTTTCCGAGTGAATGCTAAATTAACCAGTCAGTATACTGTTGTGACATACAGCATTTAGCTCAAATCAAGTAAACTTGAGGATGAAAATCTCAACTTTTTAAGAACCAAAAGAACATAATGGTGTAAAAAGACAAACTACATTATCCTAATCAATAAGGACTCAAATGAGTCTAAACAGCCAGTGCAGACCAGACATTCTTTAAAGAAGAGACAATGACAGTTTTGTGTCAGTCACTTAAACAGTTTTATTAGTTAGCATAGTTTCCAGCTCTCCACATTCCTTGGTCTACTGTGAATGGATGCCTCAtataaccttaaaaaaaaaaataaaaaaactacatATACACACACCTTCAACAGTGGTTATGCTGTACCATTTCATTCAATACATAGTACACAGAACTGATTCACTTACCATCTGGGTGATAGCTGGAGAGCAATGCATCCTGGTTAGACTGAACCGCAGGAACCCAATATGTGTCCCTAAAAACAGGAAGCACAGATTCTCCACTTTGAGGGTTATACAACCAAGGGTTCATTACTGGAAGGTTTTTACCACTAATTTGCTCTGGTTGAAGTGGTATGGTTAAGGGCTCAAATGAATTGTGATTATTGGATGGCTGAAGTAATGACAACAGGCTGACCGAGTCTTTTGTGGGAGAGTCAGATATAGGGGGCTTAGCATTTGAATAAGTTGCTTGATACCCATAATTCATATTTCCTTTTTTGTCATGAGCTGGAGGCATTGTAGGGTTTGAAGAAATGTCATGGGGCATTTTTTCAAAAAAGGGAAAATTATTTGGAGCAACTAGCATTGGCTGCATGTGATGTCCCCATGGGGCAACATTCTGTCCCATCTCAGCTTGGTAAACTGCAAGTTTTGGGCTTTGGTTTGAATAGACACGAGGTTCATCAACTGGTCCATTAGAGGGCCCCAAAGGGTTTATAACAGGAGAAACATTTGCAAATTTCTGTGTAGAGGCAGTAGTTGACTCCAACTTCCTAAAAATGGAGGGACATATAGTAGGTCCTGTCAAAAGCTTTGAAGTATCAGGGGCATTGGTACCCTTAATGATGGGATTCTCTGCCAAATATTGCACTGCTGTACCATCTGAAGCTAGTCGTACAGTTAGACCTTGTGAAGAAAGTGGGCCATAATTATAACCCAATCCCTGAACAAGGGGAAATGGGGTTGAACCTGCAGATATAACAGGAGATGACAGCATTTGGCCTCTAATTTTAGTCAGAATAGAAATGTCAAGATTAGGCATTGGAAGAGGAGGACCAAAATGGTGATGGTTGTGCTGGTGGTAGGATATTGAAGGTGGGCCAGGGCAGAAAGTTGGACAATTTGGAGTTAGGCAAGCCTTTATGGGGGCAGGGGTATTAACTTCAGGAAATTCAGGGAGTGAAGGGGTAGGATCAGTGCTTGGGGCAAAATCAAAGTCTAAGCTCATTGGAGGACCTTTAACAACTGGTTTCTGTGTGGTTGAATTGGAAGCAACAGCCCCAGAGGCGGGAACTGTATTAATCTGGGGGACTTTTGTAGGAACAGGCGGCATTACCGAATAACGTGGTGGGAAGGGTTTGTACCATGGATAGTGGAAGTGCTGTGGTCCTGCCTTTCTTGTAGGGGCAGGTATAGGTGGTTCAGACTCTGGTTTTGGTGGAGCATGTGGTTTAGAGGGTCCTGTTTGGGTTTGGGAATAAGGCCAGTAGGGGTCTTGTGGAAAGACTGCTGAGGAGGGAGCAACAAATCCAGGTTTTCCAGGATATAAAGGATACACCAAATTTCTGGGTGGAAACATAGGTGCCCATTGCGCAGG from Megalobrama amblycephala isolate DHTTF-2021 linkage group LG17, ASM1881202v1, whole genome shotgun sequence includes these protein-coding regions:
- the LOC125250526 gene encoding proline-rich extensin-like protein EPR1 codes for the protein MAFKEKQTLKCFLLIWLIFIKVSGFVVFNEGKKHISVGPSNKNARSRQSFDRGNKRPKSGERVGRLLIWQDQASNSHGDGSDSFSSDLGSQSRPDENEYQSEDSGWMTLQPLWGQVYDLNTLYTPAVERLLEMKPKVDCVGDLMKLTVHGQEAPFGSGFLIDRGSIPPLPLSRLPSDCGHRFLRTWRDFVFIIPYDGCYVSQERNTFILPLLWWGLPVKMSCSSQTSAQRAPTVSCYTNGMIVRLHREVSENLKIKVMNEWQPLLKVSARCGYSLVSHAESVVIHAPYLPCTEPKDGMFTLSMAVESVFHLSCPALSLNLPISMPDLAPENFTPTSMPHALVSSTLPPSTSSAIQKLLTPPLPYYIPGQPNFKPVPPSYSSNVPPMVVPQSPKIVSPPTAITQKPQAPVYVKRPHTWYPWYPKPSLGLTPVLSQSTALPFPRKPLLPPTKAPKTPPAPLLKPTSIPQDKLMPTMPIVPPAQWAPMFPPRNLVYPLYPGKPGFVAPSSAVFPQDPYWPYSQTQTGPSKPHAPPKPESEPPIPAPTRKAGPQHFHYPWYKPFPPRYSVMPPVPTKVPQINTVPASGAVASNSTTQKPVVKGPPMSLDFDFAPSTDPTPSLPEFPEVNTPAPIKACLTPNCPTFCPGPPSISYHQHNHHHFGPPLPMPNLDISILTKIRGQMLSSPVISAGSTPFPLVQGLGYNYGPLSSQGLTVRLASDGTAVQYLAENPIIKGTNAPDTSKLLTGPTICPSIFRKLESTTASTQKFANVSPVINPLGPSNGPVDEPRVYSNQSPKLAVYQAEMGQNVAPWGHHMQPMLVAPNNFPFFEKMPHDISSNPTMPPAHDKKGNMNYGYQATYSNAKPPISDSPTKDSVSLLSLLQPSNNHNSFEPLTIPLQPEQISGKNLPVMNPWLYNPQSGESVLPVFRDTYWVPAVQSNQDALLSSYHPDGYMRHPFTVDQGMWRAGNYAN